Proteins from a single region of Vulgatibacter sp.:
- a CDS encoding complex I subunit 5 family protein → MISILPILPPSLCLAAVLACLVAGDRTRALALVGMVAQLALLGIGFVLFAHAQEDTLLVHPLGGWQAPVGIVFVADRLAALLLLLVLVVFSAATVYFFLDREPRSRASALALIFLLEMGIVGGLLTGDLFDFYVFFELMGLASYGLVGYRRSPAHVEAAIKYAALSLAGSTLMLLGVGAIYAQTGTLAFAGLQEASEVVRSRPLFLFAVALVLVSLCLKCALVPLHFWLPDAHSIAPTAVSVLLSGTVVKLGLYGIVRLLGSNAPWVWTAVGTVLLPIGALTAVIAALAAVSQRDLKRLLAWSTASQMGYIVAAAALGSSAGVAAALTHAVAHALMKSTLFLGAGAAIGASGERRWDRMGGLLACSPLLAAALLVAFLSLAGIPPLAGFSGKLAIFAALIEARAWVTLLCLLFASALMIYLAVRIWLALFGGKPAFPPTRPPAAKVAVVGVMALFVVIAGLATGPLLLVARAAAADLFLGEAYRSAVLGLPTSTEVLP, encoded by the coding sequence TTGATTTCGATCCTGCCGATCTTGCCGCCTTCGCTCTGCCTCGCAGCGGTGCTCGCCTGCCTGGTGGCCGGCGACCGCACACGTGCCCTCGCGCTGGTGGGGATGGTGGCGCAGCTCGCGCTCCTCGGCATCGGCTTCGTGCTCTTCGCCCACGCGCAGGAGGACACGCTCCTCGTCCACCCCCTCGGTGGCTGGCAGGCGCCTGTCGGCATCGTCTTCGTCGCCGACAGGCTCGCGGCGCTGCTGCTGCTCCTCGTGCTCGTCGTCTTCTCCGCGGCGACGGTCTACTTCTTCCTCGACCGCGAGCCCCGCAGCCGTGCCAGCGCGCTGGCGCTGATCTTCCTCCTCGAGATGGGCATCGTCGGCGGGCTCCTCACCGGCGACCTCTTCGACTTCTACGTCTTCTTCGAGCTGATGGGGCTCGCCTCCTACGGCCTCGTCGGCTACCGGCGGAGCCCGGCCCACGTGGAGGCGGCGATCAAATACGCCGCCCTCTCGCTGGCGGGATCCACCCTGATGCTCCTCGGCGTCGGCGCGATCTACGCGCAGACCGGCACCCTCGCCTTCGCCGGACTCCAGGAGGCCTCGGAGGTGGTGCGCTCCCGCCCGCTCTTCCTCTTCGCGGTCGCGCTGGTCCTGGTCTCGCTCTGCCTCAAATGCGCGCTGGTGCCGCTCCATTTCTGGCTCCCCGACGCCCACTCGATCGCCCCCACCGCGGTCTCGGTCCTCCTCTCCGGCACCGTGGTGAAGCTCGGCCTCTACGGCATCGTGCGGCTGCTGGGCAGCAACGCCCCGTGGGTCTGGACCGCGGTGGGAACGGTGCTCCTGCCCATCGGCGCCCTCACGGCGGTGATCGCGGCCCTCGCCGCCGTCTCGCAGCGGGATCTCAAGCGCCTGCTCGCCTGGTCGACGGCATCGCAGATGGGCTACATCGTAGCCGCGGCAGCGCTGGGCAGCAGCGCCGGCGTCGCTGCAGCGCTCACCCACGCCGTTGCCCACGCGCTGATGAAGAGCACGCTCTTTCTCGGGGCCGGCGCAGCTATCGGCGCCAGCGGCGAGCGGCGCTGGGATCGGATGGGCGGCCTGCTCGCGTGCTCCCCGCTCCTGGCGGCGGCGCTGCTCGTCGCCTTCCTCTCCCTCGCCGGCATCCCGCCGCTCGCCGGCTTCTCCGGCAAGCTCGCGATCTTCGCCGCGTTGATCGAGGCGCGGGCGTGGGTGACGCTGCTCTGCCTGCTCTTCGCCTCGGCGCTGATGATCTACCTCGCGGTCCGGATCTGGCTCGCGCTCTTCGGCGGCAAGCCGGCGTTTCCGCCGACCAGGCCGCCGGCTGCCAAAGTCGCGGTGGTGGGCGTGATGGCGCTCTTCGTCGTGATCGCCGGGCTCGCGACGGGCCCGCTCCTGCTGGTGGCACGGGCCGCCGCAGCCGATCTCTTCCTCGGCGAGGCCTACCGCTCCGCGGTGCTGGGCCTGCCCACGAGCACGGAGGTGCTGCCTTGA
- a CDS encoding Na+/H+ antiporter subunit E encodes MIRIPGWLIYLLALLPLWVVAAGSFHPVQLGWGLVVGLVTLPLSWRIFDLHRAYDAGALAHGIFGGFRFFVVDFVPDAIRSTLDMSRRVVQPVVPMRPGVIAVPLRFRGNADALFLTNDVTLTPGQLVIDIDEERGILYVHAIDAHDPDRIRRDVQAVHRKALLRLYR; translated from the coding sequence TTGATCCGGATCCCGGGATGGCTGATCTACCTCCTCGCCCTCCTTCCCCTCTGGGTGGTGGCGGCGGGGAGCTTCCATCCGGTGCAATTGGGCTGGGGGCTCGTCGTCGGCCTCGTCACCCTGCCGCTCTCCTGGCGGATCTTCGACCTCCACCGTGCCTACGACGCGGGCGCGCTGGCCCACGGCATCTTCGGGGGCTTCCGCTTCTTCGTGGTCGATTTCGTCCCCGACGCGATCCGCTCCACCCTCGACATGTCCCGCCGGGTGGTGCAGCCGGTGGTGCCGATGCGGCCCGGCGTCATCGCGGTCCCCCTGCGCTTCCGCGGGAACGCCGACGCCCTCTTCCTCACCAACGACGTCACCCTCACCCCGGGGCAGCTGGTCATCGACATCGACGAGGAGCGGGGGATCCTCTACGTGCACGCCATCGATGCCCACGACCCCGACCGGATCCGGCGCGACGTGCAGGCGGTCCACCGCAAGGCGCTCCTGAGGCTCTACCGATGA
- a CDS encoding monovalent cation/H+ antiporter complex subunit F, with translation MNPQTVTLALEIGFWSCLVLVAACMVVVILGPGNIDRLVATDLGLVLIAVDLALFSAEEQTPNYMDAALIIAIISFLVTVVVARQLETGRVFR, from the coding sequence ATGAATCCACAGACCGTCACCCTCGCCCTCGAGATCGGCTTCTGGTCCTGCCTCGTGCTCGTCGCCGCGTGCATGGTGGTGGTGATCCTCGGCCCCGGGAACATCGACCGCCTGGTCGCCACCGACCTCGGCCTGGTGCTGATCGCCGTCGATCTGGCGCTCTTCTCTGCGGAGGAGCAGACGCCCAACTACATGGACGCGGCGCTGATCATCGCGATCATCTCGTTCCTGGTGACGGTGGTGGTGGCGCGGCAGCTCGAGACGGGACGGGTGTTCCGATGA
- the mnhG gene encoding monovalent cation/H(+) antiporter subunit G encodes MNLAWLRDAIGLALLAGGLCFTALGVFGLFRMPDVYTRMHAGSKAVTLGASMILVAVAFLAPLPIGLRAIAITLFLFLTTPVATFASARAAHRRREPMALQTVIDELEDHRRGERAREREPYPMD; translated from the coding sequence ATGAACCTGGCGTGGCTCCGCGACGCGATCGGGCTCGCCCTCCTCGCAGGCGGGCTCTGCTTCACCGCCCTCGGCGTCTTCGGGCTCTTCCGGATGCCGGACGTCTACACCCGCATGCACGCCGGCTCGAAGGCGGTGACCCTGGGCGCCTCGATGATCCTGGTCGCGGTCGCCTTCCTCGCCCCCCTCCCCATCGGCCTGCGGGCCATCGCCATCACCCTCTTCCTCTTCCTCACCACGCCGGTGGCCACCTTTGCCTCCGCCCGTGCAGCCCACCGGCGGCGGGAGCCGATGGCGCTGCAGACGGTGATCGACGAGCTGGAGGACCACCGCCGGGGGGAGCGCGCCCGCGAGCGCGAGCCCTACCCGATGGATTGA
- a CDS encoding FxsA family protein → MPRLFLLFTIVPLLELFLLLQIGRLVGFWPTVLGVIVTAALGAHLAQREGLKTFQRWRGALAAGRLPEEGLLGSLLVLVGGVLLVAPGVLTDVVGLLLLVPATRRIAAGLVRRELERRIRSGAIRVVSYRGAQDQRRASDRVIESRPIDPDRD, encoded by the coding sequence ATGCCTCGTCTCTTCCTGCTCTTCACCATCGTGCCGCTCCTCGAGCTCTTCCTGCTCCTGCAGATCGGCAGGCTCGTGGGCTTCTGGCCCACGGTCCTCGGGGTGATCGTCACCGCGGCGCTGGGCGCGCACCTGGCCCAGCGCGAGGGGCTCAAGACCTTCCAGCGTTGGCGCGGCGCCCTGGCTGCGGGCAGGCTTCCCGAGGAGGGGCTCCTCGGCAGCCTGCTCGTGCTGGTGGGCGGCGTGCTGCTCGTCGCCCCCGGGGTGCTCACCGACGTGGTCGGCCTCCTGCTCCTCGTACCCGCGACCCGGCGGATCGCTGCGGGCCTGGTCCGCAGGGAGCTGGAGCGCCGGATCCGCTCGGGCGCGATCCGGGTGGTCTCCTACCGCGGCGCGCAGGATCAGCGGCGGGCGTCGGATCGGGTGATCGAGAGCCGGCCCATCGATCCGGATCGCGATTGA
- a CDS encoding SDR family NAD(P)-dependent oxidoreductase: MRELGGERVLITGAARGIGERLAWRFAREGAVPLVVDVRAVAAEEVAGALRSAGHEAHAFACDVSDPDAVAALRDEVHAQGGPVQILVNNAGVVIGGAYEAIPRSGDERMLAVNVAGCHWVAKTFLPDLVRSGRAHLVWMASAAGLVGVPDQVVYAASKWFVVGMAESLRAELIAGGHRHVGTTIVCPSFVSTGMFEGVAPPRLTRWLHPDEIAAKVVRAVQHDRLWVREPWLVKATPPLRALLPRPLFDRLTSLLGVTTAMRSWRGHGA; this comes from the coding sequence ATGCGCGAGCTGGGGGGAGAGCGGGTCCTGATCACCGGCGCCGCACGGGGCATCGGGGAGCGGCTCGCCTGGCGCTTTGCCAGGGAGGGTGCGGTGCCTCTCGTCGTCGATGTGCGCGCCGTGGCGGCGGAGGAGGTCGCAGGCGCGCTCCGCAGCGCGGGGCACGAGGCCCATGCCTTCGCCTGCGACGTCTCCGATCCCGACGCGGTGGCGGCGCTGCGCGACGAGGTCCACGCGCAGGGCGGGCCGGTCCAGATCCTCGTGAACAACGCGGGCGTGGTGATCGGGGGGGCCTACGAGGCGATCCCCCGCAGCGGCGACGAGCGGATGCTCGCCGTGAACGTCGCCGGCTGCCATTGGGTGGCCAAGACCTTCCTGCCCGATCTGGTGCGGAGCGGGCGCGCCCATCTCGTCTGGATGGCCAGCGCCGCGGGTCTCGTCGGCGTTCCCGACCAGGTGGTCTACGCAGCGAGCAAATGGTTCGTCGTCGGCATGGCGGAATCGCTGCGCGCCGAGCTGATCGCCGGCGGCCACCGCCACGTGGGAACCACCATCGTCTGCCCGAGCTTCGTCAGCACCGGGATGTTCGAGGGGGTGGCACCGCCGCGCCTCACCCGCTGGCTCCACCCCGACGAGATCGCGGCGAAGGTCGTGCGCGCGGTGCAGCACGACCGGCTCTGGGTCCGCGAGCCCTGGCTGGTGAAGGCCACCCCGCCGCTGCGGGCGCTCCTGCCCCGGCCGCTCTTCGACCGGCTCACCTCGCTGCTCGGCGTGACCACCGCCATGCGCTCGTGGCGCGGCCACGGCGCCTGA
- a CDS encoding iron-containing redox enzyme family protein: protein MRAIDESTQAPLAPAALQLRLTRFNRGRLLPARPDEVDPLARIEDELVMRQLEAIWLEQERAAVARRAAAAPTDARAFLAWFEQLKEQGPGQGDPLFPWLAARAGAEAMTWFLTQEVAGEAGFDDLVALTQLRMPKRAKLELARNYWDEMGNGKAVGMHGPMLEALVQELDLDPDPERVCWEALAVGNLLAGLAFDRRFAYHAVGALGAVELTAPGRTAQVERGLRRLGISPAGRRYFQVHAVLDVKHAEAWNREVIEPLVRSDPRNARPIAEGALMRLRAGARCFERYREVLGV from the coding sequence ATGCGAGCCATCGACGAAAGCACGCAGGCCCCCCTCGCACCCGCGGCGCTGCAGCTGCGGCTGACCCGGTTCAACCGCGGCCGGCTGCTGCCGGCCCGTCCCGACGAGGTGGATCCCCTCGCGCGGATCGAGGACGAGCTGGTGATGCGGCAGCTCGAAGCGATCTGGCTGGAGCAGGAGCGGGCGGCGGTGGCCAGGCGGGCCGCTGCCGCCCCGACCGACGCGCGGGCCTTCCTCGCCTGGTTCGAGCAGTTGAAGGAGCAGGGACCGGGACAGGGGGATCCGCTCTTCCCGTGGCTCGCCGCGCGGGCGGGCGCGGAAGCGATGACGTGGTTCCTCACCCAGGAGGTCGCCGGCGAGGCGGGCTTCGACGACCTCGTGGCCCTCACCCAGCTGCGCATGCCGAAGCGGGCGAAGCTCGAGCTGGCGCGCAACTACTGGGACGAGATGGGCAACGGCAAGGCGGTGGGCATGCACGGGCCGATGCTCGAGGCGCTCGTGCAGGAGCTCGACCTCGATCCGGATCCGGAGCGGGTCTGCTGGGAGGCGCTCGCGGTCGGCAACCTGCTCGCCGGCCTCGCCTTCGACCGGCGCTTCGCCTACCACGCCGTCGGCGCGCTGGGGGCGGTGGAGCTCACCGCGCCGGGCCGCACCGCGCAGGTGGAGCGGGGCCTGCGGCGGCTCGGGATCTCGCCGGCGGGGCGGCGCTATTTCCAGGTGCACGCGGTCCTCGACGTGAAACACGCCGAGGCCTGGAACCGCGAGGTGATCGAGCCGCTGGTCCGGTCCGATCCACGCAACGCCAGGCCCATTGCGGAAGGGGCGCTGATGCGGCTGCGCGCCGGCGCCCGTTGCTTCGAACGGTACCGCGAGGTCCTCGGGGTGTAG
- a CDS encoding YihY/virulence factor BrkB family protein: MKLPGKGMSWKDFGKKLKNEYKRDNINDSAAALTYFFVLALFPFLLFLVALTGVVMRPEQVTGLVTELATVAPEDAVGLIEGQLQSVVQSSSGGLLTFGIVAALWAASGGINALIRALNTVYDVEETRPFWKVRPLAIGMTIVTAVIAVAAALIAVAAPAAAAAVGGPLGTAITWLRLPVAGLLMMFVWALLYWALPDVEQKFKFLSPGAIVGVVIWVIASWAFSLYVKNFGSYDATYGALGGVIVMLLWMWISSQVLLLGAEINAILEHESEEGKRAGAKKQSDTGASRKGEEGRMPRQPPPARPPSEEPRHLH; this comes from the coding sequence ATGAAGCTGCCGGGCAAGGGCATGTCCTGGAAGGATTTCGGGAAGAAGCTGAAGAACGAGTACAAGCGGGACAACATCAACGACTCCGCTGCGGCGCTCACCTATTTCTTCGTGCTGGCGCTCTTCCCCTTCCTGCTCTTCCTCGTGGCGCTCACCGGCGTGGTGATGCGGCCGGAACAGGTGACGGGGCTGGTGACCGAGCTCGCCACGGTGGCGCCGGAGGATGCGGTCGGCCTGATCGAGGGGCAGCTGCAGAGCGTGGTGCAGAGCTCGAGCGGTGGCCTGCTCACCTTCGGTATCGTCGCCGCCCTCTGGGCTGCGTCCGGCGGGATCAACGCGCTGATCCGCGCGCTCAACACCGTCTACGACGTGGAGGAGACCCGGCCCTTCTGGAAGGTCCGTCCCCTCGCCATCGGCATGACCATCGTCACCGCGGTGATCGCGGTCGCCGCGGCGCTCATCGCCGTGGCGGCGCCGGCTGCGGCTGCAGCGGTGGGCGGTCCCCTCGGCACCGCGATCACCTGGCTGCGCCTGCCGGTCGCCGGCCTGCTCATGATGTTCGTCTGGGCGCTGCTCTACTGGGCGCTCCCCGACGTGGAGCAGAAGTTCAAGTTCCTCTCCCCCGGCGCGATCGTCGGCGTGGTGATCTGGGTGATCGCCTCGTGGGCCTTCTCCCTCTACGTGAAGAACTTCGGCTCCTACGACGCGACCTACGGCGCCCTCGGCGGCGTGATCGTGATGCTGCTCTGGATGTGGATCAGCTCGCAGGTGCTCCTGCTCGGCGCGGAGATCAACGCGATCCTCGAGCACGAGTCGGAGGAGGGAAAGCGCGCCGGCGCGAAGAAGCAGTCGGATACCGGCGCCTCGCGCAAGGGCGAGGAGGGCCGGATGCCGAGGCAGCCGCCGCCTGCACGGCCGCCGTCCGAGGAGCCCCGGCACCTGCACTGA
- a CDS encoding aminotransferase class V-fold PLP-dependent enzyme, producing MDRRRFLGAACLAVAGAALPARAGEGLQVRLGDGWDEVRALFDLDPALVHLGGLLIASHPLPVREAIERHRKGLDRDPVGYVFAWDTKERVRAVEAAAAYFGTSSRSVALTDSTTMGLSLLYHGMRLQPGDEVVRTEHDHYATWYSLDLVAAATGAAVRAVRLYDESAAAVREEELVERIVGAVGQKTRVLALTWVHSSSGLVLPIGAIDAELRRRGLREGLRLCVDGVHGFGALNAAMGDLGCDFFVAGCHKWLHGPRGTGVVYAARPELFEEIAPVIPPFGVKHTEGLFRSPGGFHAFEHRWALAEAFELHRSIGKPRIAARITQLASELKAGLAEIRRVRLHTPIDPALSAGIVSFDVDGVHPAQVVARLREEHGIVVTRSPYGSRSVRVSPGIMNGSAEIERLLQALHALA from the coding sequence ATGGATCGCAGGCGTTTCCTCGGTGCAGCTTGCCTCGCGGTGGCGGGCGCCGCCCTTCCCGCCAGGGCGGGCGAGGGCCTGCAGGTCCGCCTCGGCGACGGCTGGGACGAGGTGCGGGCGCTCTTCGATCTCGACCCGGCCCTCGTCCACCTGGGCGGGCTCTTGATCGCCTCCCATCCCTTGCCGGTGCGGGAAGCGATCGAGCGCCACCGCAAGGGGCTCGATCGGGATCCGGTGGGCTACGTCTTCGCCTGGGACACGAAGGAGCGGGTCCGGGCGGTGGAGGCAGCCGCCGCCTACTTCGGCACCAGCTCCCGGAGCGTCGCCCTCACCGACAGCACCACCATGGGCCTCTCGCTCCTCTACCACGGCATGCGCCTGCAGCCCGGCGACGAGGTGGTGCGCACCGAGCACGACCACTACGCCACCTGGTACTCCCTCGACCTCGTGGCCGCGGCCACCGGCGCCGCCGTGCGCGCGGTGCGCCTCTACGACGAGAGCGCCGCCGCCGTGCGGGAGGAGGAGCTGGTCGAGCGGATCGTGGGCGCGGTGGGGCAGAAGACGCGGGTCCTCGCGCTCACCTGGGTCCACTCGAGCAGCGGCCTCGTGCTCCCCATCGGCGCCATCGACGCGGAGCTCCGGCGCCGCGGCCTGCGGGAGGGGCTCCGCCTCTGTGTCGACGGCGTCCACGGCTTCGGCGCGCTGAACGCCGCGATGGGCGATCTCGGCTGCGACTTCTTCGTCGCCGGCTGCCACAAATGGCTGCACGGCCCCAGGGGAACCGGCGTGGTCTACGCCGCGCGGCCGGAGCTCTTCGAGGAGATCGCGCCGGTGATCCCGCCCTTCGGCGTGAAGCACACCGAGGGGCTCTTCCGCTCGCCCGGTGGTTTCCACGCCTTCGAGCATCGATGGGCGCTGGCCGAGGCCTTCGAGCTCCACCGGTCGATCGGCAAGCCGCGGATCGCCGCCCGGATCACGCAGCTGGCGAGCGAGCTCAAGGCGGGCCTCGCGGAGATCCGCCGCGTCCGCCTCCACACGCCGATCGATCCGGCGCTCTCCGCCGGGATCGTCAGCTTCGACGTCGACGGCGTCCATCCGGCGCAGGTGGTCGCGAGGCTGCGGGAGGAGCACGGCATCGTGGTCACCCGCTCGCCCTACGGCAGCAGAAGCGTGCGGGTGAGCCCCGGCATCATGAATGGCAGCGCGGAGATCGAGCGGCTGCTGCAGGCGCTGCACGCGCTGGCGTGA
- a CDS encoding DUF2254 domain-containing protein gives MRTTRFFERMSGSLWLLPVVLACLGIALGLLLPWLDRQPAVLRAAEQPFVEALVASTPEGAHEILGTAAGALSTILGVVFSLTVVTLQLASRQYTPRVLRRFMADRTTQLILGIFVGSVAYLLLVLRAVETSTDDDPGFVPAFSLSFGIVLAIANLALVAYFVHHLSESIQASKLCSAIGEGARADLRSIELRADPPVELPKGPPALVRARSSGYLMLVDEEQLCEVAPEGCVIRIEAHTGDFVLEGMPLASIWPLSALEPATRRHVRAAFALGRERSTRQDLLFSVRQLVDVALKGLSPGINDPTTAVMAVNELGSLLRDVVRQAPPVRSGYRCVASGETRVLVPALGLEDYLAHSFTEIVEAAGEHPRITARILELLGEVAEQAPRQELRHALQAEGRRLFLLGGGEKMRPVDRLLLERRLGWLEAGGMLRTELHDEGPLVH, from the coding sequence GTGCGCACCACCAGGTTCTTCGAACGGATGTCGGGCAGCCTCTGGCTGCTCCCGGTGGTGCTCGCCTGCCTCGGCATCGCCCTGGGGCTCCTGCTGCCCTGGCTCGACCGGCAGCCTGCGGTGCTGCGGGCAGCGGAGCAACCCTTCGTGGAGGCCCTCGTCGCCTCGACCCCCGAAGGTGCCCACGAGATCCTCGGCACGGCGGCAGGTGCGCTCTCCACCATCCTCGGCGTCGTCTTCTCGCTCACCGTGGTGACGCTGCAGCTCGCCTCGCGGCAATACACGCCCCGGGTGCTGCGGCGCTTCATGGCCGACCGGACCACGCAGCTGATCCTCGGCATCTTCGTCGGCAGCGTGGCCTACCTCCTCCTCGTGCTCCGCGCGGTGGAGACCTCGACCGACGACGACCCCGGCTTCGTGCCCGCCTTCTCCCTCTCCTTCGGGATCGTGCTGGCCATCGCCAACCTCGCGCTCGTGGCCTATTTCGTCCACCACCTGAGCGAATCGATCCAGGCGAGCAAGCTCTGCTCCGCGATCGGCGAAGGCGCCCGGGCGGATCTGCGCTCCATCGAGCTCCGGGCGGATCCGCCGGTGGAGCTGCCGAAGGGCCCCCCGGCGCTGGTCCGGGCCCGCAGCTCGGGCTACCTCATGCTCGTGGACGAGGAGCAGCTCTGCGAGGTCGCGCCGGAGGGCTGCGTGATCCGGATCGAGGCGCATACCGGCGACTTCGTCCTCGAGGGGATGCCGCTCGCGTCGATCTGGCCGCTCTCGGCGCTGGAGCCGGCGACCCGCCGCCACGTCCGGGCAGCCTTCGCCCTGGGGCGCGAGCGGTCGACCCGGCAGGATCTCCTCTTCTCGGTGCGGCAGCTCGTCGACGTCGCGCTGAAGGGGCTCTCGCCCGGCATCAACGATCCCACCACGGCGGTGATGGCGGTCAACGAGCTGGGGAGCCTCCTGCGCGACGTGGTGCGGCAGGCCCCGCCGGTTCGAAGCGGCTACCGCTGCGTCGCGTCGGGCGAGACCCGCGTCCTCGTGCCGGCGCTCGGGCTCGAAGACTACCTCGCGCATTCCTTCACCGAGATCGTCGAGGCTGCAGGCGAGCACCCCCGGATCACCGCCCGGATCCTCGAGCTCCTCGGCGAGGTGGCGGAGCAGGCGCCGCGGCAGGAGCTCCGACACGCGCTGCAGGCGGAGGGCAGGCGCCTCTTCCTCCTCGGCGGGGGCGAGAAGATGCGCCCGGTCGACCGCCTCCTCCTCGAGCGGCGGCTCGGCTGGCTGGAGGCAGGCGGGATGCTGCGCACCGAGCTGCACGACGAGGGCCCGCTCGTCCACTGA
- a CDS encoding tetratricopeptide repeat protein: MENTTLPAPPRKVAPWLLAALAFALYLPSLGNGLTNWDDPRYVTANPIATQGFAGIAAAFTQTWDDAWYPLTHALYAVVQAVAGPSALAHHLVQALVFAASVALVPAALAAFGVPTALGFWAALLWAAHPLRVESVSWAANLKDALSALGVIAAVALHGAGRRKGSALAFAAALLAKSTVAPLAPIFVLLEAREVRLPAALRRALPWLAPAAIVLAIAAWLHVLEPAAPGRSQPGGGLLAAIPSALWLPWWYLGRILLPQPSQAIYTFDPVGLVDWRFAAALLLWGAALVLARRWRGGLTALAAWALPFAAVTGLVPLLFPVADRYALLSSLAVSALVILGAAALAKKPAARVAAAVVASVAVVALGAASIARQAQWRDSIALWEADVARDPSLVDARLNLAAAYGEGGRWDDVIVQARESLKLAPDRALALRHLFTAQATKAEVPARFVVPIADAIELADGDPVHLVAAAGRALRIGAHEAALTLAHAALRDGDRLDARLLLAQGATALAHHDDALEHAKAAAELAPTLGLPKVLHARALASQGRLEEAMAVVQPAEADEQVAEVAKALRASILLQLGRPEEAKALVPELPKIEQ; this comes from the coding sequence ATGGAGAACACCACGCTTCCCGCCCCGCCGCGCAAGGTCGCGCCCTGGCTTCTGGCCGCCCTCGCCTTCGCCCTCTACCTGCCCTCGCTCGGCAACGGGCTCACCAACTGGGACGATCCGCGCTACGTCACCGCCAACCCCATCGCCACCCAGGGGTTCGCCGGGATCGCCGCCGCCTTCACCCAGACCTGGGACGACGCCTGGTACCCGCTCACCCACGCGCTCTACGCCGTGGTGCAGGCGGTGGCGGGCCCCTCCGCCCTCGCCCACCACCTGGTGCAGGCGCTGGTCTTCGCCGCCTCGGTGGCGCTGGTCCCGGCGGCGCTTGCCGCCTTCGGCGTGCCCACCGCGCTCGGCTTCTGGGCGGCGCTCCTCTGGGCGGCCCATCCGCTCCGGGTCGAGTCGGTGAGCTGGGCGGCGAACCTCAAGGACGCGCTCTCCGCCCTGGGCGTGATCGCTGCCGTCGCCCTCCACGGCGCCGGCCGGCGCAAGGGCTCGGCGCTGGCCTTCGCCGCGGCGCTCCTCGCCAAGTCGACGGTGGCGCCGCTCGCACCGATCTTCGTCCTCCTCGAGGCGCGGGAGGTCCGGCTCCCGGCGGCGCTGCGCCGGGCCCTGCCCTGGCTCGCGCCCGCCGCGATCGTCCTGGCCATCGCCGCCTGGCTCCACGTCCTCGAGCCTGCGGCCCCCGGGCGCAGCCAGCCGGGCGGCGGCCTGCTCGCAGCGATCCCCTCGGCGCTCTGGCTCCCCTGGTGGTACCTCGGCCGCATCCTCCTCCCGCAGCCCTCGCAGGCGATCTACACCTTCGATCCGGTGGGCCTCGTCGACTGGCGCTTCGCCGCTGCGCTGCTGCTCTGGGGCGCTGCCCTCGTTCTCGCGCGCAGGTGGCGCGGGGGCCTCACGGCCCTCGCCGCCTGGGCGCTGCCCTTCGCCGCGGTGACCGGGCTGGTGCCGCTCCTCTTCCCGGTGGCGGATCGCTACGCGCTCCTCTCCTCCCTGGCGGTCTCGGCGCTGGTGATCCTCGGCGCTGCGGCGCTGGCGAAGAAGCCCGCTGCCCGCGTGGCAGCAGCGGTCGTCGCCTCGGTGGCGGTGGTGGCCCTGGGCGCCGCCAGCATCGCGCGGCAGGCGCAGTGGCGGGACTCGATCGCTCTCTGGGAGGCGGACGTGGCGCGGGATCCCTCGCTGGTCGACGCGCGCCTCAACCTCGCCGCCGCCTACGGCGAAGGCGGCCGCTGGGACGACGTGATCGTCCAGGCCCGGGAGAGCCTGAAGCTGGCGCCGGATCGCGCCCTGGCGCTGCGCCATCTCTTCACCGCGCAGGCGACGAAGGCGGAGGTCCCCGCCCGCTTCGTGGTGCCGATCGCCGACGCGATCGAGTTGGCGGACGGCGACCCCGTGCACCTCGTCGCCGCTGCGGGCCGGGCGCTGCGCATCGGTGCCCACGAGGCGGCGCTCACCCTCGCCCACGCGGCGCTGCGGGACGGCGACAGGCTCGACGCCCGCCTGCTCCTCGCCCAGGGGGCGACGGCGCTGGCCCACCACGACGACGCCCTCGAGCACGCGAAGGCAGCGGCGGAGCTCGCTCCGACGCTCGGCCTGCCGAAGGTGCTCCACGCCAGGGCCCTTGCGAGCCAGGGCAGGCTCGAGGAGGCGATGGCGGTGGTGCAGCCGGCGGAGGCGGACGAACAGGTAGCCGAGGTGGCGAAGGCGCTGCGCGCCTCGATCCTCCTCCAACTCGGCCGTCCCGAGGAGGCGAAGGCGCTGGTGCCCGAGCTTCCGAAGATCGAGCAGTAG